From the Prunus dulcis chromosome 4, ALMONDv2, whole genome shotgun sequence genome, one window contains:
- the LOC117625123 gene encoding protein CHUP1, chloroplastic-like has translation MREENPSESRARSIKFSDQNQIPKCQNVKGNSNASKLRSASSWGSHIVKGLAGDKKTKVQPTVTNKKPPLMGSDMANQKNSFVPSHPRVKRSLIGDLSCSVNGNQVHPQMHPTHRRQSSRDLFIELDHLRNLLRESKEREFQLQAELLECKRNPKVLELERELEVKRIELDGLARKVEFLEEEKTSLSEQLSALTSILDRNEGVTLKKEEQESSVASASGSVEMEVVELRRLNKELQLQKRNLACKLSSVTSQLASLAKASESDIVEKIKAEASALRHTNEDLCKQVEGLQMSRLNEVEELAYLRWVNSCLRNELQNSNSCSTTNSDKPLSPGSFERSSKSAGALPSRSSEYLEYGSVKRLNLIKKLKKWPIADEDLPNLECPDRLLDKSWVDSEEGRSPRRRHSISGSKCCAEELVQSNKRRQSDGFMCAQEMEKDTEPVASENFDLFFGNCHEINKIPASLDVEKRALRIPNPPPRPSCSISSGTKVDGSAQVPPPPPPPPPPPKFAMKTSTTGMVQRAPQVVEFYHSLMKRDSRKDSSNGGVCDGPDVANVRSSMIGEIENRSSHLLAIKADVETQGEFVNSLIREVNNAVYQNIDDVVAFVKWLDDELCFLVDERAVLKHFDWPEKKADTLREAAFGYRDLKKLESEVSSYKEDIRLPCDIALKKMVSLSEKMERTVYNLLRTREPLMRHCKEFQIPTDWMLDNGILSKIKFGSVKLAKMYMKRVAMELQSKAAAEKDPAMDYMLLQGVRFAFRIHQFAGGFDADTMXAFEELRYLAHLLNKK, from the exons ATGAGAGAAGAGAACCCATCAGAAAGCAGAGCAAGATCGATCAAGTTTTCTGACCAAAATCAGATACCAAAGTGCCAGAATGTGAAGGGCAATAGCAACGCTTCAAAGTTAAGGTCTGCTTCTTCATGGGGTTCTCATATTGTGAAAGGGCTTGCAGGAGACAAGAAGACCAAGGTTCAACCCACAGTGACAAACAAGAAACCGCCGCTAATGGGCTCTGATATGGCGAACCAGAAGAATTCATTTGTGCCTTCTCATCCACGCGTCAAGCGTTCGCTCATTGGAGACTTGTCATGCTCAGTCAATGGTAATCAAGTTCATCCTCAAATGCATCCCACCCATCGGAGACAGTCCTCTAGGGACTTATTTATTGAGCTTGATCATTTGAGAAACTTACTTCGAGAATCTAAGGAAAGAGAGTTCCAGTTGCAAGCTGAGTTATTGGAGTGTAAGCGAAACCCAAAAGTTTTAGAGCTTGAGAGGGAGCTTGAGGTGAAAAGGATTGAGCTTGATGGCCTAGCTCGAAAAGTTGAGTTcctggaagaagaaaaaactagCCTCTCTGAGCAATTATCGGCATTAACATCGATTTTGGACAGGAATGAAGGAGTGacattgaaaaaagaagaacaagaaagttCAGTGGCATCAGCATCAGGGAGTGTGGAAATGGAGGTTGTGGAGTTGAGGCGCCTGAACAAGGAGCTACAGCTTCAGAAGAGAAATCTTGCTTGCAAGCTTTCGTCTGTGACATCCCAGTTGGCTTCTCTAGCAAAGGCTTCTGAG AGTGATATTGTTGAGAAGATCAAAGCTGAGGCATCTGCGCTAAGACATACAAATGAAGATTTGTGTAAACAAGTTGAAGGTTTACAAATGAGCAGGTTGAATGAGGTTGAGGAGCTAGCCTACCTGAGGTGGGTGAATTCGTGTTTACGAAATGAGTTGCAGAACTCCAATTCATGCTCCACAACAAATTCTGATAAGCCATTAAGCCCCGGTTCGTTTGAGAGGAGTAGTAAATCTGCTGGAGCATTGCCATCTAGAAGCAGCGAGTACTTAGAATACGGTAGTGTAAAGAGATTGAAtctaataaaaaaactaaagaaatgGCCTATTGCTGATGAGGACCTGCCCAACCTAGAATGCCCAGATCGTCTCTTGGATAAAAGTTGGGTTGATTCAGAGGAAGGTAGAAGTCCTAGAAGAAGACACTCAATAAGTGGATCTAAATGCTGTGCAGAAGAGTTGGTGCAGAGTAATAAGAGAAGGCAATCTGACGGTTTTATGTGTGCTCAAGAAATGGAGAAGGATACAGAGCCAGTAGcttctgaaaattttgatttattcttTGGAAATTGTcatgaaattaacaaaattccAGCTTCATTAGATGTGGAGAAAAGGGCCTTGAGAATTCCAAATCCCCCTCCAAGGCCTTCATGTTCCATTTCTAGTGGAACCAAAGTGGATGGTTCTGCCCAAGTTCCACCGCCTCCACCGCCCCCGCCACCTCCTCCCAAGTTTGCAATGAAGACTAGTACCACAGGAATGGTACAAAGAGCCCCACAAGTAGTTGAGTTTTATCATTCACTCATGAAGAGAGATTCTAGGAAGGATTCTTCAAATGGAGGAGTTTGTGATGGCCCAGATGTTGCAAATGTTCGTAGTAGCATGATTGGAGAAATTGAGAACCGATCATCACATTTGCTTGCT ATAAAGGCAGATGTTGAGACTCAAGGAGAATTTGTGAATTCGTTGATCAGAGAGGTGAACAACGCAGTTTATCAAAACATTGACGATGTTGTGGCCTTTGTGAAGTGGCTCGATGACGAACTTTGCTTTCTT GTGGACGAGAGGGCAGTCCTAAAGCATTTTGATTGGCCAGAAAAGAAAGCCGACACACTACGAGAAGCAGCATTCGGTTATAGAGATCTCAAGAAATTGGAGTCTGAAGTGTCTTCATACAAGGAAGATATAAGACTGCCTTGTGATATTGCACTAAAGAAAATGGTCTCATTGTCTGAGAA GATGGAGCGNACTGTTTATAACCTTCTCCGGACAAGGGAGCCCTTGATGCGTCATTGCAAGGAGTTTCAGATACCCACAGATTGGATGCTTGACAATGGAATTTTAAGCAAG ATAAAGTTTGGCTCAGTCAAGTTGGCAAAGATGTACATGAAGAGGGTGGCTATGGAACTTCAGTCAAAGGCGGCAGCGGAGAAAGATCCTGCTATGGATTACATGCTGCTTCAGGGAGTGAGATTTGCTTTCAGAATTCATCAG TTTGCAGGGGGATTCGACGCAGACACGATGCANGCGTTCGAGGAACTTCGTTACCTTGCTCATCTTCTTAACAAAAAGTAA